One Jeotgalicoccus saudimassiliensis DNA window includes the following coding sequences:
- a CDS encoding gamma-glutamyltransferase family protein, with protein sequence MKNFDTLYNPYHSQRNPVVAKKGMVATSQPLAAQAGLTIMQNGGNAIDAAIATAAALTVVEPTTNGIGGDAFALVWVKDTLYGLNGSGKSPASISIDKVRSAGYDEIPKYGFTPVTVPGQPGAWAELSRRFGKLPFKDLMQPAIQYAEEGYPISPVLAKLWNRAAVRFKEAFEGDEFDHWFETFAPDGQAPKVGEIWKSQDMADTLGELGETECESFYTGNIARKIDEYSRAYDGYIRKEDLAKYKPEWVDPISVNYRGYDVWEIPPNTQGIIALSALNILKHMDIADKESTDTYHKQIEAIKLAFADGEKYIADQAYMKDVTAEDMLDEAYAKERLKLITDKAGQPEAGEPKASGTVYLSTADEEGNMVSFIQSNYMGFGSGLVVPGTGIGLQNRGCDFNLDPESPNALGPDKRSYHTIIPGFITKGKDALGPFGVMGGFMQPQGHVQVAMNTIDFNHNPQTALDAPRWQWVKDKTVWVEKNFPHQIAEDLIKRGHNIEMKLDSGSFGRGQIIWRDPETGILYGGTENRADGHVAAY encoded by the coding sequence ATGAAAAATTTCGACACGCTCTACAATCCTTATCATTCACAGCGTAATCCTGTCGTCGCTAAAAAGGGGATGGTTGCCACGTCGCAGCCTCTAGCGGCTCAAGCCGGGCTCACCATTATGCAGAACGGCGGCAACGCTATTGATGCTGCGATTGCCACTGCTGCAGCACTCACTGTCGTTGAACCGACGACTAACGGTATCGGCGGCGATGCGTTTGCACTCGTCTGGGTCAAGGATACGCTCTACGGTTTAAACGGCAGCGGTAAATCACCCGCTTCTATTTCAATCGATAAAGTCCGCTCAGCAGGCTACGATGAGATTCCTAAATACGGATTTACTCCGGTCACTGTTCCGGGACAGCCTGGTGCATGGGCCGAGCTTTCCAGACGGTTCGGCAAACTGCCATTTAAAGATTTAATGCAGCCGGCGATTCAGTATGCGGAAGAGGGTTATCCGATTTCACCTGTTCTCGCGAAGTTATGGAACAGGGCGGCTGTCAGATTTAAAGAAGCGTTCGAAGGCGACGAGTTCGATCACTGGTTTGAAACGTTTGCGCCAGACGGGCAAGCACCGAAGGTTGGAGAGATCTGGAAGTCACAGGATATGGCAGATACATTGGGAGAGCTCGGAGAAACTGAATGCGAGTCGTTTTATACCGGAAATATTGCCCGGAAAATAGATGAATATTCGAGAGCATACGACGGCTACATAAGGAAAGAGGATTTGGCGAAATACAAACCTGAATGGGTGGACCCGATATCGGTAAACTACAGAGGATATGATGTTTGGGAAATACCGCCGAATACCCAGGGCATTATCGCTTTATCGGCCTTAAATATACTGAAACATATGGATATTGCAGATAAGGAATCGACGGATACATATCATAAACAGATTGAAGCAATTAAACTGGCATTCGCAGACGGGGAGAAATATATTGCAGATCAGGCGTATATGAAGGACGTTACAGCTGAAGATATGCTGGACGAAGCATATGCGAAAGAACGTCTGAAATTAATTACGGACAAAGCAGGACAGCCTGAAGCAGGTGAACCGAAAGCGAGCGGCACGGTATATCTGTCTACGGCAGATGAAGAAGGGAATATGGTGTCGTTTATACAAAGCAACTATATGGGATTCGGTTCAGGACTCGTTGTACCTGGGACTGGCATCGGTCTGCAGAACAGAGGATGCGATTTTAACCTGGATCCGGAATCACCAAATGCACTGGGCCCTGATAAACGTTCTTACCATACGATTATTCCGGGCTTCATTACTAAAGGGAAAGACGCACTCGGGCCATTCGGTGTAATGGGCGGATTTATGCAGCCGCAGGGACATGTGCAGGTGGCGATGAATACAATTGACTTTAACCATAACCCGCAGACAGCACTGGATGCACCGCGCTGGCAGTGGGTTAAAGATAAGACAGTATGGGTGGAGAAAAACTTCCCTCATCAGATCGCAGAAGACCTGATTAAACGGGGGCATAATATTGAAATGAAATTAGACTCAGGCTCATTTGGTCGGGGACAGATTATATGGAGAGACCCGGAAACAGGCATACTCTACGGTGGCACGGAAAACCGCGCGGACGGACACGTGGCGGCGTATTAA
- a CDS encoding sigma-70 family RNA polymerase sigma factor, translating to MKNEVDLVKFFTNNSHEKILEFDFEDFLSDVNDGRISITSAYLYEKLFFDKEKGINFIEKLGFQFESKDEIAKIDGDCTVQQQNISSPEENNSEDKNISVPDEIKDTEMDDDFDFLTDLEDSDDFKEMADIELTDVIVHHDYNEVYFDRLNTNNTEKDIDTVEQIILANQGLVQKIASHYEKIVENSILDIDDLISSGNCGLRTAIQKFDPTLGYKFSTYATTWIRQNILRDIANYKLTIRLPVHIHDKINSLNKAFKESGNDDFMEQVNYSMTALDMSEDTIMNFLRIDKQFNQGIASLHHLVGEDQSTPLESFVDASNRINGDYIKTPDEELMRSSFLDEINVIFDDRLDEREKYILSMRIGLNNKEPMTLEEIGTELNVTRERVRQIEARSFRKLKNQFTKLKFNEYLEEFSNV from the coding sequence ATGAAAAACGAAGTTGATTTAGTAAAGTTTTTTACTAATAATTCTCATGAAAAGATATTAGAGTTTGACTTCGAAGATTTCTTGTCAGATGTCAATGATGGGAGAATATCTATCACCAGTGCTTACCTCTATGAGAAGTTATTTTTTGATAAAGAAAAAGGAATAAATTTCATTGAAAAACTCGGATTTCAATTTGAGTCTAAAGATGAAATAGCAAAAATAGATGGTGATTGTACAGTTCAACAACAGAATATTTCATCTCCGGAAGAAAATAATTCAGAAGATAAAAATATTAGTGTTCCTGATGAAATTAAAGATACTGAAATGGATGATGATTTTGATTTCCTTACAGACCTAGAAGATAGTGATGACTTCAAAGAAATGGCTGATATAGAACTCACTGATGTAATAGTTCATCATGATTATAACGAAGTTTACTTTGATAGATTAAATACTAATAATACCGAAAAAGATATAGATACAGTTGAGCAAATAATACTGGCAAATCAAGGACTTGTACAAAAAATTGCTTCTCACTATGAAAAAATAGTTGAAAATTCGATACTCGATATAGATGATCTAATTTCTAGCGGGAACTGTGGTTTGAGGACTGCTATACAGAAGTTTGATCCAACACTCGGATATAAGTTCTCTACTTATGCTACTACTTGGATAAGACAAAATATTCTTAGAGATATTGCTAATTATAAACTAACTATCCGTCTGCCTGTTCATATTCACGACAAAATAAACTCACTAAATAAAGCTTTTAAAGAATCCGGAAACGATGATTTCATGGAGCAAGTTAATTATAGTATGACCGCTCTAGACATGAGCGAAGACACAATTATGAATTTCTTAAGAATTGATAAACAATTTAATCAAGGGATCGCTTCTTTACATCATTTAGTAGGTGAAGACCAATCCACTCCACTGGAGAGCTTTGTCGATGCTTCTAATAGAATTAATGGAGATTACATCAAGACTCCTGATGAAGAATTAATGAGAAGTTCATTCCTCGACGAAATTAATGTAATCTTCGATGATAGACTTGATGAGCGAGAAAAATATATTCTTTCAATGAGAATAGGGTTAAATAATAAAGAACCGATGACTTTGGAAGAAATCGGAACAGAGTTGAATGTAACTCGGGAGCGAGTTAGACAAATAGAGGCAAGGTCTTTTAGAAAGTTAAAAAATCAATTTACGAAATTAAAGTTCAATGAATATTTGGAGGAGTTTTCTAATGTCTGA
- a CDS encoding M20 family metallopeptidase, protein MNTVRVGASDARHYRIFKDVPTVNCGLNPYNLGGPDEYIEIEELIDLAKIHTLTAFDYLSK, encoded by the coding sequence GTGAATACAGTAAGAGTGGGAGCTTCAGACGCCAGACATTACAGGATATTTAAAGATGTCCCAACTGTGAACTGTGGTCTTAATCCATATAACCTTGGAGGACCTGATGAATATATAGAAATAGAAGAGCTGATAGATTTAGCGAAAATCCATACTTTAACTGCGTTTGATTATTTGTCTAAATAA
- a CDS encoding erythromycin esterase family protein, whose protein sequence is MKVKLLFTVVLIILLIGCDSNSETGAAKSKDYYVLNEEFQEIGNILGSQDIVILGESTHWSADITEKKVELINYLAEEHGFNKLFLETGDSEFNYYKNKGLDMKEGVAEQYHQSIFNDYLTGDHENIKALPMDWAPVFTTNRASHISLLEENITEEISLYSKDLAEEFKKSEFALRDWFSKGLFLNQHVGNLERPRDVYEEIRNETFFSELPQASQDYIESRHENIKNYYSKINFDNALVEYYDYREIGMADKVLAQMEDDDKAIVWVANGHSNYDVTKIDNTHEVFKVERKDERTESLGALLRDSEHDVYNIGLYYNEADTYKLLPEHYETPRKTDDDTLEGYIGNRVQEDVFIDFETSGFLEEKLYTAFVIGAYDYKMVPQEQYDGLIYLDHLLE, encoded by the coding sequence ATGAAAGTTAAACTTCTTTTTACAGTTGTATTAATAATATTATTAATAGGTTGTGACTCAAATTCTGAAACAGGCGCTGCTAAATCTAAAGATTATTATGTATTAAATGAAGAATTTCAAGAAATAGGTAATATATTAGGGAGTCAGGATATTGTAATTTTAGGTGAAAGTACACATTGGTCTGCAGATATCACTGAGAAAAAAGTCGAGCTTATAAATTATCTGGCAGAAGAACACGGCTTTAATAAACTGTTTTTAGAAACCGGGGATTCGGAATTTAATTATTATAAAAACAAAGGATTGGATATGAAAGAAGGAGTGGCTGAACAGTATCATCAGTCAATATTTAATGATTATTTAACGGGTGACCATGAAAATATTAAAGCATTACCTATGGATTGGGCGCCAGTATTTACGACTAACAGAGCGAGTCATATTTCTCTGCTTGAAGAAAACATTACAGAAGAAATCAGTTTGTATAGTAAGGATTTAGCTGAGGAATTTAAAAAATCTGAGTTTGCTTTACGAGATTGGTTCAGTAAAGGATTATTTTTAAACCAGCACGTTGGGAATCTGGAAAGACCAAGAGACGTCTATGAAGAGATTAGAAATGAAACATTCTTTAGTGAACTCCCGCAAGCATCCCAGGATTACATAGAATCAAGACATGAGAATATCAAGAATTATTATTCAAAAATAAATTTTGATAATGCACTTGTCGAGTATTATGATTATCGTGAAATAGGGATGGCCGATAAGGTTCTGGCACAAATGGAAGATGATGATAAAGCAATTGTATGGGTGGCGAACGGACATTCAAACTATGATGTCACTAAAATAGATAATACCCACGAAGTTTTTAAAGTAGAACGAAAAGACGAAAGAACTGAATCATTAGGAGCATTGTTGAGAGACAGTGAACACGATGTCTATAACATTGGCCTTTACTATAATGAAGCGGACACTTATAAATTACTGCCGGAACATTATGAAACACCAAGAAAAACTGATGATGATACATTAGAGGGATACATTGGCAACAGGGTTCAGGAAGATGTATTTATAGACTTTGAGACGAGTGGATTTCTTGAAGAAAAATTATATACAGCGTTTGTCATTGGTGCTTATGATTATAAGATGGTCCCGCAAGAACAATATGATGGATTAATTTATCTAGATCATCTGCTGGAATGA
- a CDS encoding GNAT family N-acetyltransferase encodes MTNINIKKIDEYNINEVRKIRVKENQQSFIETVEECMEEAKIYEQWCPVAIYNDKTIVGFAMYGAFGENPDVWIDRIIIDGRYQGKGFGKLAMKELIEIVTEKYNVNIVYLSFVESNGIARKLYEELGFKFTGEYDPEGELIYKYDLT; translated from the coding sequence ATGACTAATATTAACATTAAAAAAATTGATGAATATAATATTAACGAAGTGAGAAAAATACGTGTTAAAGAAAATCAGCAGTCATTTATTGAGACAGTTGAGGAATGTATGGAAGAAGCAAAAATATATGAACAATGGTGTCCAGTTGCAATTTATAATGATAAAACAATAGTCGGTTTTGCCATGTACGGTGCTTTTGGTGAAAACCCGGATGTATGGATAGATAGAATCATTATTGATGGTAGGTATCAGGGTAAAGGTTTCGGTAAACTAGCTATGAAAGAATTAATTGAGATTGTGACAGAAAAATATAATGTAAACATTGTTTATTTGAGTTTTGTTGAGAGTAATGGCATCGCCCGTAAATTATATGAAGAACTGGGATTCAAATTCACAGGAGAATATGATCCTGAAGGGGAATTGATATACAAGTACGACTTAACATAG
- a CDS encoding erythromycin esterase family protein has protein sequence MKTKLIFSFILLFFLIACSNTEEEIIELQSDDGFEQIADFLDQNDVLVLGESTHGSEDIDHLKLELIEYLNQHSNYNVLALESSKAELNYYNSKANDLTPEIIQNEAVADMFRRDSFNQLFEDVYSRSIELEIQGINWQPVVYNNSHFNAYYSENIAKEIAPYNEDSANSFLQNEYRIREISKDTVFIDGYNLPFDELNEIQTGYEKILSSEYFNELDESTREFIKNRITILDGPLSVDFAGQYDNADDDYYSRRGLGMFNNVSELVEDGNKVILWVHNFHILKNPSSVSYPNDEQGEYMAQEFNSLGLYLDQADFKTYMIGVYFNQANQFDSLYFENEDLEHITDENYLEGILSGYDKEKIFIDLDSAEWSKETLNSYHEGFIEQQFIPREQYDGIIYIDKIEN, from the coding sequence ATGAAAACAAAACTTATTTTTAGTTTCATTCTTTTGTTTTTTCTTATTGCTTGTTCGAATACTGAGGAAGAAATAATAGAGTTGCAAAGTGACGATGGATTTGAACAAATTGCTGATTTTCTGGATCAGAATGATGTTTTAGTACTAGGTGAATCAACGCATGGTTCAGAAGATATTGATCACTTAAAGCTGGAATTAATTGAATATTTAAATCAGCACAGTAATTACAACGTTCTGGCTTTAGAATCTTCAAAAGCTGAACTCAATTACTATAACAGTAAAGCAAATGATTTAACGCCTGAAATTATTCAAAATGAAGCTGTAGCAGATATGTTCAGACGTGATTCATTTAATCAGTTATTTGAGGATGTTTATAGCCGTTCAATAGAACTCGAGATTCAGGGAATTAATTGGCAGCCGGTTGTCTATAATAACTCTCATTTTAATGCTTATTATTCAGAAAATATCGCAAAAGAAATTGCTCCTTATAATGAAGATAGTGCCAACTCGTTTCTCCAAAATGAATACAGAATCAGAGAAATCTCCAAAGACACGGTTTTTATTGACGGCTATAATTTGCCGTTTGATGAATTAAATGAAATACAGACAGGTTATGAAAAGATTTTATCAAGTGAATATTTTAATGAATTAGATGAAAGTACACGTGAATTTATTAAAAATAGAATAACTATTTTAGATGGACCACTTTCTGTAGACTTTGCAGGGCAATATGATAATGCTGATGATGATTACTATTCAAGAAGAGGGCTTGGGATGTTTAACAATGTCAGCGAGCTCGTTGAAGATGGAAATAAAGTAATACTGTGGGTACATAATTTCCACATCCTAAAAAATCCGTCCTCTGTCAGTTATCCCAATGATGAACAAGGGGAGTACATGGCACAAGAGTTTAATTCTCTAGGATTATATTTAGACCAGGCAGATTTTAAAACATACATGATTGGGGTTTACTTTAATCAAGCGAATCAATTTGATTCACTATACTTTGAGAATGAAGATTTAGAACATATTACAGATGAAAATTATTTGGAAGGTATCTTGTCTGGATATGACAAGGAAAAGATATTTATCGATTTAGATTCTGCAGAGTGGTCTAAAGAAACATTGAACTCATATCACGAAGGTTTTATAGAACAACAGTTTATACCAAGAGAACAATATGACGGGATAATTTATATCGATAAGATTGAAAACTAA
- a CDS encoding GNAT family N-acetyltransferase gives MNCIIREMVKEDTKQVKYAAKKSWNTTYEGIIPIEIQENFLKGAYNDEMMERRLEHSLILVAEEENTIAGFANFTPVNEQGQTELSAIYLLPEYQGKGIGSSLLNTGIEKLKDVKEIHLDVEKENTIGMAFYKVKGFRTVDEYDDNFDGHILKTVRMVLTL, from the coding sequence ATGAACTGCATCATCCGTGAAATGGTAAAAGAAGATACAAAGCAGGTTAAGTACGCAGCGAAAAAGAGCTGGAATACGACTTATGAAGGTATTATTCCAATTGAAATTCAGGAGAACTTTTTAAAGGGGGCCTATAACGATGAGATGATGGAAAGACGTTTGGAGCATTCGCTAATACTGGTGGCTGAAGAGGAGAATACTATCGCAGGCTTTGCTAACTTTACGCCGGTGAATGAGCAGGGACAAACAGAATTAAGCGCGATATATCTTCTTCCAGAATATCAGGGCAAAGGAATAGGATCATCATTGTTAAATACAGGAATTGAAAAGCTGAAAGATGTGAAAGAAATTCATCTTGATGTGGAGAAAGAGAATACAATCGGTATGGCATTCTATAAAGTAAAAGGATTTAGAACAGTTGACGAATATGATGATAATTTTGATGGACATATTCTAAAGACAGTAAGAATGGTATTAACTTTATAA
- a CDS encoding TspO/MBR family protein: MNKLERITDIALPVIGGSVVGLLTTQYAKEDFQKYKQPPFSPPKEAFGIVWPILYTTMGIARTITKSSRKDSSANAYLYHSQLGLNYLWSLLYFKFKLRGTALIESYVLFASVLLTTVAFYKTNKVAGLLLVPYVAWTAYATYLNAGFVALNQDKEEYAEDI, from the coding sequence ATGAATAAACTGGAACGTATTACTGATATTGCTCTGCCGGTTATAGGAGGCAGTGTTGTGGGTTTACTGACAACGCAATATGCAAAGGAAGATTTTCAGAAGTATAAGCAGCCGCCGTTTTCACCGCCGAAAGAAGCGTTTGGTATTGTATGGCCAATCCTTTATACGACAATGGGAATTGCCCGTACGATTACTAAGTCATCAAGAAAAGACTCTTCTGCAAATGCTTATCTGTATCACTCGCAGCTCGGGCTGAATTACTTATGGAGTCTGCTGTACTTCAAGTTTAAATTGAGAGGCACAGCGCTGATTGAAAGCTATGTATTATTTGCGAGCGTCTTACTGACAACAGTCGCATTTTACAAAACAAATAAAGTTGCGGGATTACTGCTGGTACCATATGTAGCATGGACAGCATATGCAACTTATCTGAATGCAGGATTTGTTGCATTGAACCAGGATAAGGAAGAGTATGCAGAAGATATTTAA
- a CDS encoding alpha/beta fold hydrolase — MFNTELVHSKRGTFEVFVYGQGEPLAYTHLYSEYNSNGDIMSQQLSEHYKVYVINLRGAGQSDDKTEKYTYSMDDAIHDLEAVRETLGVEEWTFAGHSTGGFLALKYAVMYPKSLTKIIAGGLCASGEYMNHPESIYCKNNPNNQRMKNIFAEMRVPEVTREERIELAKEWIMMSLYRKDAYYDMLKRKNSGRTLMFKIDYFTKELKDYDLRDELQKSDVRAYIYCGRHDAQCPYVFSKEAADLMPNATLKTFEYSNHMPDIEEEDKFESFIEKTV, encoded by the coding sequence ATGTTTAATACAGAATTGGTGCATTCAAAAAGAGGAACTTTTGAAGTATTTGTATATGGTCAGGGAGAGCCGTTGGCATACACTCATTTGTACAGCGAATATAATTCAAACGGAGATATCATGTCGCAGCAGCTAAGTGAACATTACAAAGTATATGTGATTAATCTGCGGGGTGCGGGGCAGTCTGATGATAAGACAGAGAAATACACATACAGTATGGATGATGCCATTCATGATCTGGAAGCGGTAAGAGAAACACTCGGTGTAGAAGAATGGACGTTTGCAGGTCATTCTACTGGAGGCTTTCTGGCATTGAAATATGCTGTTATGTATCCGAAATCACTGACTAAAATCATTGCAGGCGGGTTATGTGCATCCGGTGAATATATGAATCATCCTGAAAGTATTTACTGCAAAAACAATCCAAATAATCAGCGAATGAAAAATATCTTTGCAGAAATGAGAGTACCTGAAGTAACACGTGAAGAAAGAATTGAACTGGCTAAAGAATGGATAATGATGTCACTCTACCGAAAGGATGCATACTATGACATGCTGAAACGAAAGAACAGCGGCAGAACGTTAATGTTTAAAATTGATTACTTTACGAAAGAATTAAAAGATTATGACCTAAGAGATGAACTCCAAAAAAGTGATGTGCGTGCATATATTTATTGCGGACGTCATGATGCACAGTGTCCTTATGTCTTCAGTAAAGAAGCAGCAGATTTAATGCCTAACGCAACATTAAAAACTTTTGAATACAGTAATCATATGCCTGATATTGAAGAGGAAGATAAATTTGAAAGTTTTATAGAAAAGACAGTCTAA
- a CDS encoding nucleoside hydrolase, translated as MKKVIIDTDTAGDDTIAILTALHNFDVLGITITGGNVDFNQQIDNALYTTQVAGKADIPVFPGYSGPIFGNTEQAHTTVEDVHGSDGMGDSFFPKPERSAESTHAIDFIIDMINDNPGEVSLLAIAPLTNIAMAIKKDPGITEKIEHLYIMGGTNNSLGNIVPAAEYNFYVDPEAAKLVLQSGIEMTMVGWDMCTDYSLMFDEEHAEIESFGTAGSQFFKDVNKVVKKFNKEVHKLNGTTHPDTLLVAIAADERIMEKYTKYYVDVETKGELTRGYSLVDINGRLGKEPNVRVCEKVDRDLFKEHLYDVLQAIK; from the coding sequence TTGAAAAAAGTAATCATAGACACTGACACCGCTGGAGACGACACGATAGCAATTTTAACTGCTCTACATAATTTCGACGTTCTCGGTATTACAATCACCGGCGGTAACGTTGATTTTAATCAGCAGATTGATAATGCGTTATATACGACACAGGTTGCTGGTAAGGCTGATATTCCTGTTTTTCCTGGGTACAGCGGACCGATTTTTGGTAATACTGAACAGGCGCATACGACAGTTGAGGATGTACATGGCAGCGATGGTATGGGTGATTCTTTCTTCCCTAAACCTGAGCGTTCTGCCGAATCGACGCATGCGATTGATTTTATCATCGATATGATTAACGATAATCCAGGTGAAGTGTCGCTTCTTGCGATTGCGCCTTTAACGAATATTGCTATGGCGATTAAAAAGGATCCGGGTATTACAGAGAAGATTGAACATCTGTATATTATGGGTGGAACGAACAATTCATTAGGCAATATAGTGCCGGCTGCTGAGTATAACTTTTACGTTGATCCTGAAGCTGCTAAATTAGTGCTGCAGTCAGGTATTGAAATGACTATGGTCGGTTGGGATATGTGTACAGATTACTCTCTGATGTTCGATGAAGAGCATGCTGAAATTGAAAGTTTTGGTACAGCAGGTTCACAGTTCTTTAAAGACGTGAACAAAGTAGTGAAGAAATTTAATAAAGAAGTACATAAACTGAATGGAACGACTCATCCTGATACATTGCTGGTTGCAATCGCAGCTGATGAAAGAATTATGGAGAAGTATACTAAGTATTACGTTGATGTGGAAACAAAAGGAGAACTGACACGCGGTTACAGTTTAGTTGATATCAATGGACGGTTAGGTAAGGAACCGAATGTCAGAGTGTGTGAAAAAGTGGATAGGGATTTATTTAAGGAACATTTGTATGATGTGCTTCAGGCAATTAAATAG
- a CDS encoding amidohydrolase family protein: MIEIINVNWINLEDKKIEVKDVNIPSEDNLEIDGSGKFLMPGLVDMHTHITPTSAKHYLYSGVTSVRNTGGNFEMLNLIDDVTPNVYATYRFIDGEPGLWGPTSYGNISTNDIETALAAVDELHKQGAKFVKVYGNIQEEVLEAVGKKSGEMNLEVAADLLHTKSIDSIKAADYGVKWLEHASSIVHSLYPNYNTQISQDEFNRISQIEMDEERLTDVLAHLIEKEVKIVPTLTLYRHLAEGRIFNPQELESSKQMKLLDEDKVFKVNDQFNAIDAQLNEDFRSRQKWEYKQVKAITGKYLEIGGEVYIGTDAPAGTWVYPGLSMIEELNEFKNFNLNNFEILKKAAVESKEVIGEDNGYLLLESNPVEKLENILDINTVFVDGKRFKHNDIAQYTVDGKSLMKEFEGIERKYSL, translated from the coding sequence TTGATAGAAATTATAAATGTTAATTGGATTAATCTCGAAGATAAGAAAATTGAAGTGAAGGATGTCAATATTCCATCAGAAGATAATTTAGAGATTGATGGTTCAGGTAAATTTCTGATGCCGGGTCTTGTGGACATGCATACGCATATCACGCCGACGAGTGCGAAGCATTATTTATACAGCGGTGTAACGTCTGTCAGAAATACAGGCGGTAATTTTGAGATGCTTAATCTTATTGATGATGTTACACCGAATGTCTATGCAACGTATCGTTTTATAGACGGTGAACCAGGATTATGGGGTCCGACGTCATACGGCAATATTTCTACGAATGATATTGAAACCGCATTGGCTGCTGTTGATGAGCTGCATAAGCAGGGCGCAAAGTTCGTCAAAGTCTACGGTAATATCCAGGAGGAAGTTCTGGAAGCAGTCGGTAAAAAGAGCGGTGAAATGAATCTGGAAGTGGCTGCTGATCTGCTTCATACAAAGTCTATTGATTCAATCAAAGCTGCAGATTACGGCGTGAAATGGCTGGAGCATGCTTCGAGCATCGTTCACAGTCTTTATCCGAATTATAATACTCAAATTTCTCAAGATGAGTTCAATCGTATCAGTCAAATCGAAATGGATGAAGAGAGATTAACAGACGTACTGGCTCATTTAATAGAAAAAGAAGTAAAGATTGTACCAACTTTAACGCTGTACAGACATTTGGCAGAAGGACGTATTTTTAATCCGCAGGAACTGGAATCATCGAAGCAGATGAAACTGCTGGATGAGGATAAAGTGTTCAAGGTTAATGATCAGTTCAATGCAATTGATGCTCAGCTGAATGAAGACTTTAGAAGTCGTCAAAAATGGGAGTATAAACAGGTTAAAGCCATAACCGGCAAGTACCTGGAAATCGGTGGAGAAGTATATATCGGTACAGATGCACCGGCCGGTACATGGGTCTATCCTGGATTAAGTATGATTGAAGAGTTAAATGAGTTTAAGAACTTCAATCTGAATAACTTTGAAATTCTAAAGAAAGCTGCGGTAGAATCGAAAGAAGTTATTGGTGAAGATAACGGATATCTGCTGCTAGAAAGTAACCCTGTTGAAAAACTTGAGAACATACTGGATATCAATACAGTTTTTGTTGATGGGAAAAGGTTTAAACATAATGATATTGCACAATATACTGTTGATGGAAAAAGTCTGATGAAAGAGTTTGAAGGTATAGAGAGGAAGTATTCTTTATAA
- a CDS encoding GrpB family protein, producing MELGLEHSEVRIVDYTDKWADEFEKVKQGLIDSTGLEDERIEHIGSTAIKGMPAKPIIDILVGVNDLNSVDKSLFQCFGKEGFLRLKVERSGEIVLAKFKDDSYQVKTHFIHLVEYRKQLWDDLIFFRDYLNENEEARRQYLNIKEEFLNNKSEGILEYTDFKEAFVKRIISENVDGI from the coding sequence ATGGAATTAGGACTTGAGCATAGCGAAGTAAGAATTGTGGATTACACAGATAAATGGGCTGACGAGTTTGAGAAAGTGAAACAAGGACTGATTGACAGTACAGGTCTTGAAGATGAACGAATTGAGCATATCGGCAGTACGGCGATTAAAGGTATGCCGGCTAAACCGATTATCGATATTCTCGTTGGAGTTAATGATTTGAACTCCGTTGATAAGTCACTTTTTCAGTGCTTTGGTAAAGAAGGCTTTTTAAGATTAAAAGTGGAACGATCTGGAGAAATTGTACTGGCTAAGTTTAAAGATGATTCTTATCAGGTGAAGACTCATTTTATCCACCTTGTTGAATATCGGAAACAACTATGGGATGACCTCATATTCTTTAGAGATTATTTAAATGAAAATGAGGAAGCAAGAAGACAGTATTTAAATATTAAAGAAGAGTTCTTGAATAACAAATCCGAGGGTATATTAGAGTACACAGATTTTAAAGAAGCGTTTGTTAAGAGAATTATTAGTGAGAATGTGGATGGGATTTAA